In a genomic window of Musa acuminata AAA Group cultivar baxijiao unplaced genomic scaffold, Cavendish_Baxijiao_AAA HiC_scaffold_1104, whole genome shotgun sequence:
- the LOC135666506 gene encoding uncharacterized protein LOC135666506 isoform X2 yields MVTAAPKELCLLLYILVCKANLEHIKLLPSKHTTEPALSISNSHHQSIQHTDNMSTSTPSNKESTANKTKASAALQSDLVELINQHYDSCFKNVTGFDDFYRALHEIMEKLSESKGAIQLKLPSSDALKSAFEKHHPRENKALLKEEFKNIIKDVITFESFSMGKGALETIFFIFGVPICTFFLKRFIPGGARVSDDILIPAVTSGTVILLAKTNKL; encoded by the exons ATGGTCACTGCTGCACCCAAAGAACTTTGCCTTCTCCTGTATATATTGGTGTGCAAGGCCAACCTTGAGCATATCAAACTCCTACCGTCAAAGCATACAACAGAGCCAGCCTTGAGCATATCAAACTCCCATCACCAAAGCATACAACACACAGACAACATGAGCACATCAACCCCAAGCAACAAGGAATCCACAG CAAATAAGACCAAGGCTTCGGCAGCGCTCCAAAGTGATCTTGTGGAATTAATAAATCAACATTATGATTCATGTTTCAAGAATGTGACAGGATTTGATGACTTCTACCGAGCACTTCATGAGATTATGGA AAAGCTTAGTGAGAGCAAAGGGGCAATTCAACTCAAATTGCCATCAAGTGATGCTTTAAAGTCTGCTTTCGAG AAGCACCACCCCAGAGAGAACAAAGCCTTGTTGAAGGAGGAGTTCAAAAACATCATCAAGGATGTGATTACATTTGAGAGCTTCTCCATGGGGAAAGGAGCACTTGAGACCATCTTCTTCATATTTGGGGTTCCCATATGTACCTTCTTCCTCAAGAGGTTCATCCCTGGAGGTGCAAGAGTGTCTGATGACATACTCATCCCTGCTGTCACTTCGGGCACTGTCATCCTCCTGGCTAAGACTAACAAGCTCTAA
- the LOC135666506 gene encoding uncharacterized protein LOC135666506 isoform X1: MYNKKMKAKGNTMVTAAPKELCLLLYILVCKANLEHIKLLPSKHTTEPALSISNSHHQSIQHTDNMSTSTPSNKESTANKTKASAALQSDLVELINQHYDSCFKNVTGFDDFYRALHEIMEKLSESKGAIQLKLPSSDALKSAFEKHHPRENKALLKEEFKNIIKDVITFESFSMGKGALETIFFIFGVPICTFFLKRFIPGGARVSDDILIPAVTSGTVILLAKTNKL, from the exons GGTAATACCATGGTCACTGCTGCACCCAAAGAACTTTGCCTTCTCCTGTATATATTGGTGTGCAAGGCCAACCTTGAGCATATCAAACTCCTACCGTCAAAGCATACAACAGAGCCAGCCTTGAGCATATCAAACTCCCATCACCAAAGCATACAACACACAGACAACATGAGCACATCAACCCCAAGCAACAAGGAATCCACAG CAAATAAGACCAAGGCTTCGGCAGCGCTCCAAAGTGATCTTGTGGAATTAATAAATCAACATTATGATTCATGTTTCAAGAATGTGACAGGATTTGATGACTTCTACCGAGCACTTCATGAGATTATGGA AAAGCTTAGTGAGAGCAAAGGGGCAATTCAACTCAAATTGCCATCAAGTGATGCTTTAAAGTCTGCTTTCGAG AAGCACCACCCCAGAGAGAACAAAGCCTTGTTGAAGGAGGAGTTCAAAAACATCATCAAGGATGTGATTACATTTGAGAGCTTCTCCATGGGGAAAGGAGCACTTGAGACCATCTTCTTCATATTTGGGGTTCCCATATGTACCTTCTTCCTCAAGAGGTTCATCCCTGGAGGTGCAAGAGTGTCTGATGACATACTCATCCCTGCTGTCACTTCGGGCACTGTCATCCTCCTGGCTAAGACTAACAAGCTCTAA